A window of Aurantibacillus circumpalustris genomic DNA:
TATTTTACCGATCCAAAATCAAGAATAGTAGGACTATTATCACGTTTACGAGGATCTTGTATTTTTCGAAATTGTTTTATTTTCGAAATAATAGGACTTCTATAAAACTCAGGTACTTTAAACGTTTTCATGTATTAAACAAAGTTACTATTTTTTATTGCGTGGATGATAACTCAAGATATTGTCGCGAAGAAATTGTTTATCAAGATGTGTGTATATTTCTGTTGTAGTAATACTTTCATGTCCGAGCATCTCTTGAACAGCCCTGAGATCAGCTCCTCCCTCAACTAAATGTGTTGCAAATGAATGACGAAAAGTATGAGGGCTCAATGCTTTTTTTATCCCCGCTTTATCCGCCAAATCTTTAATGATATAAAATACCATTACACGCGATAACTTCCCCCCTCTTCTATTTAAGTATAAAATATCTTCCGATTCCTTTTTAATAGACAAGTGAACCCTAACATTATTTAAATAATTCAACACAAGTTTTTTTGCAACATTACCGATAGGCACCAAACGTTCTTTGTTTCCTTTTCCCACAATTTTAATATACCCATTGTCTAAATGAAGATCTGTAATTTTTAAACCAACAAGTTCGCTCACACGTAAACCACAACTATAAAGTGTTTCAAGAATGCTTGCATTTCGGTCTCCCTCTGCGCTACTTCTGTCAATGCAAGCGATCATACTATCAATCTCTTCCACACTTAAAAACGAAGGGAGCTTTCTTGTAAGTTTAGGCGTTTCTAATAGTTCGGCAGGACTTTGTTTTAAATCGTTTTCAAGCAATAAAAATTTATAAAATGTTTTTAATCCTGAAACTACTCGCGCTTGAGTAGCGGCCGAAAAACCAAGGCTGGCAATCCACTCAACAAAATCCTGTAATTGGCGGTAGTTGAATTTGTCAGGCGTTTGATGATTTAAAAATCCTTCGGAATAATTTTCTAATTTTTCTAAGTCATCAGCATAGGCTTCAATTGAGTTTTTCGACAAAGACCTTTCCAGCTGAAGAAATTGCTTAAATCTTATATAATAGGAGTTCCAGGAGCTCATTTAAATAAAAAGAAACAGTTTTTCGATTAAAAAATTAGTCTTAATTTCATCGAATGAAGATAATGATAATAAACGGGCCTAACTTAAATCTTTTGGGGAAACGAGAACCGGAAATATACGGCGCGACTGATTTTGAGACTTATCTTAAAACACTAAAAGAAAAATTCAAAGATAGCGAGATTCATTATTTTCAAAGTAATGTTGAGGGCGAACTCATTAACAAACTGCATGAAGTTGGTTTTTCTTTTGATGGTATCATTATTAACGCGGGAGGCTACACGCATACCTCTGTTGCACTAGCAGATGCTATCTCTTCCATTAAAACACCAGTTATTGAAGTTCATATTAGCAATGTTTTTGCCCGAGAAGATTTTAGACATGTTTCTTATCTTGGTGCAAATTGCAAAGGAAGTATCAGTGGCTTTGGATTAAAAAGTTATGAACTCGCTTTGCTTAGTCTTCTGTAATACCTTAATATTTGAGTGGCTTTAACAATGAGGTATAGGGCTCAGAGTGACCGAGTCGGAACAATTAATTGAGCAACTATACGTATTATTTCTGTAGCAAATTCACTCAGTGCCTCTGTCTCTCCGTGTTGAAAAAGCTTTAAGACAAAACCTCCAAACTCCCCAAGCCCTCTCTTATTACTTCTATCTCATTACCGCTGCAATCAATAATTGTTGAAGGATAAAGGTTTCCAAATCCGCCATCAATTACAATATCTGCAATTTCACCAAACTGCTGCAAAATTATTTCCGGGTCTGCAAAATATTCTACAATGTCATCGTTTGTGTCAACCAAACTTGAAGAAATAAGAGGGTTTCCAAGCCTTTCAACAATTTCTTTACAGATGGCATTATTCGGAACACGAATACCCACCGTTTTTTTATTCTGCTTTAATAATTTTGGAACGTTATTGTTTGCTTCTAAAATAAAAGTGTAAGGCCCAGGCAAAGCCTTCTTCATAATTCTAAAAATATGATTTGGAATAGCTTTTGCATATTCAGAAAGATGACTCAGGTCTGAACAAACAAATGAAAAATTAGATTTCTCAGGCTTTATATTTTTTATTTTACAAATACGTTCGATTGCCCTTGTATGTGTAATATCACAACCTAAAGCATAAACGGTGTCTGTTGGATAGATAATTATTCCTCCATCTTTTAAGCATGCAACAATTTGAGAAATTGATTCGTAAGCAATATTATTTTCGTTAATTCTCAATAACATAGTGTGAAGTTACAAAAAAAGAGATAGGCTACTTGAATACAATTCCTTTTGTTATTTTTACCAAAACTCAAACCTTATCAATGACCATTCATAATAAGACTCACATTTCACGCGAGAATAAATTAATGATTGGCTCTTTTATTATTTCTCTACTCGTATTGTTTTATAAACGTCCTGATTCTTTTTACCATTCGCAGTTTTGGGCTGAAGAAGGCGTTGTTTTTTTTGCTGAAGCCTACCATGAAGGATTTAGTAGTCTTTATAATACCTGCGCCGGCTACTTTCACCTCTATCCAAGGCTAATTGCTTGCTTTTCTGTTGCAGTGGGCTTACCCTTACATATTGCTCCATTTGTTTTTTGTTATTCATGGTTACTGGTATTTTTTATACTGCTATACTATATTTGGAAAAGGCTTCCTTATTCAGATATTCAACGTTTTTTTATTGCCATTTGCGTTTCGCTCATCCCAACCCAATCTGAAATAATAATGAACCTTACCAATTTGCAGTGGACAATGGTTTTGTTTCCGATTATTATTTTCTCATCAACAAATTTTGACAAAAACAAAAAATGGTTTTATGCCGATCTTCTGTTTCTCTTTCTCTCTGGCTTTACCGGCCCAAATTATACAGTACTTTTACCGCTATTCCTCTTTTCAGTTTTTATACAACGTCATCAATTTAAAAATGACAAAAGAAAAACAATTTCTTATTTACTGGTTATCTCCATTGGGATTATTGGAGCGATAGCCTTATCCGGTAACGGCAACATTAATCGAACAGAAGGAGAATTTACACTTTTCAATGAAGGCTTTATTCATTATTTATTTGTTCAGTATTGGTTTCTGCTTTTAGGAAAGTTTGCTTTAAACCTGCCTTTTGTAATTATGACAATTGGAGTAGTAGCAGTTTTTATTTATATGCTGGTGCTTGTACTTAAAATTCACAAGTCAAACACAAATCTTTTCCCTATTCTTTCCTTCTATTGCGGGACACTATTTCTCATCACCACGCTCATTGCATATCGCAATGAACCTTCACTTCTCGACCCCTACTATCGTGGAGTGCGTAATTTTTACATTCCCGCTCTCATGTTTATGTGGGTTTTTATTTCCGTTTTATATGAAAACAAATCCACACATACAGGTTTATCTCTAATCTTTATAGGATTTCTCATTCAAACAATTCTATTCGTAAAACCTTTTAGTTTTGAAGATAATCAATTAAGAACGTATTCAGGGAAAATTCACACTCAGGATACGCTAAGTATTCCCGTAAATCCATCTGGTTGGTATATTCGAATTGACAATAGAAACGTCAAGTAAACAAGGCTTCATTACTTTTATTTTAAAAGCTTTGAATTCCCAAAAAAAGCCAAAAAATAAAATCACCCCCCTCGTTAACAAGTCGTTAACTTGTTCTGTATCCTTTTTTAAATACTTTCGTTACAGA
This region includes:
- a CDS encoding site-specific tyrosine recombinase, whose amino-acid sequence is MSKNSIEAYADDLEKLENYSEGFLNHQTPDKFNYRQLQDFVEWIASLGFSAATQARVVSGLKTFYKFLLLENDLKQSPAELLETPKLTRKLPSFLSVEEIDSMIACIDRSSAEGDRNASILETLYSCGLRVSELVGLKITDLHLDNGYIKIVGKGNKERLVPIGNVAKKLVLNYLNNVRVHLSIKKESEDILYLNRRGGKLSRVMVFYIIKDLADKAGIKKALSPHTFRHSFATHLVEGGADLRAVQEMLGHESITTTEIYTHLDKQFLRDNILSYHPRNKK
- the aroQ gene encoding type II 3-dehydroquinate dehydratase, with the translated sequence MKIMIINGPNLNLLGKREPEIYGATDFETYLKTLKEKFKDSEIHYFQSNVEGELINKLHEVGFSFDGIIINAGGYTHTSVALADAISSIKTPVIEVHISNVFAREDFRHVSYLGANCKGSISGFGLKSYELALLSLL
- a CDS encoding L-threonylcarbamoyladenylate synthase; translation: MLLRINENNIAYESISQIVACLKDGGIIIYPTDTVYALGCDITHTRAIERICKIKNIKPEKSNFSFVCSDLSHLSEYAKAIPNHIFRIMKKALPGPYTFILEANNNVPKLLKQNKKTVGIRVPNNAICKEIVERLGNPLISSSLVDTNDDIVEYFADPEIILQQFGEIADIVIDGGFGNLYPSTIIDCSGNEIEVIREGLGSLEVLS